From Vigna unguiculata cultivar IT97K-499-35 chromosome 5, ASM411807v1, whole genome shotgun sequence, the proteins below share one genomic window:
- the LOC114184693 gene encoding uncharacterized protein LOC114184693 has protein sequence MYGPHPQPSPLEWSLEDFLKHHPAKFDGKTSPDQADQWMKDMERIFDAKRCPDESKLAFTIYMLTGEAEHWWASMRLVMEEKHEDITWEAFRRRFLSEYFPDSVRYAKEVEFLQLTQGNKSVAEYAERFKHLGRFYTIPLDEGWRCRKFENGLRGDIRLMVAPLSIKDFATLVEKAKVMERMKVEVEAQQQPQQRVSGPSGSKPRVEEKRKPYARPYPQPQGSRGFSSPPSRIQCYHCGGPHGKNFCPQLSCFRRCNHCGRDGHFGRDCPTLRRTVARPSPQTPSQTSGQTQQRRGGSRP, from the coding sequence ATGTATGGTCCTCATCCCCAACCTTCACCCCTtgaatggagtttggaagacttCTTGAAGCACCACCCCgccaagtttgatggcaagacGAGTCCCGATCAGGCGGACCAGTGGATGAAGGATATGGAGCGCATCTTTGATGCCAAGAGGTGCCCCGATGAAAGCAAGCTTGCTTTCACTATCTACATGCTCACAGGAGAGGCTGAGCATTGGTGGGCCAGCATGAGGCTAGTGATGGAAGAGAAGCATGAGGATATCACATGGGAAGCCTTCAGGAGGAGGTTTCTTTCAGAGTATTTCCCTGATAGCGTGAGGTACGCTAAGGAGGTAGAGTTCCTCCAGCTGACACAGGGGAACAAATCAGTAGCAGAGTACGCCGAGAGATTCAAGCATCTGGGGCGTTTCTACACCATCCCGCTCGATGAGGGTTGGCGCTGcaggaagtttgagaatggtctcAGAGGAGAcatccgcttgatggtggccccgctgtccatcaaggactttgcaaCCTTAGTGGAAAAGGCCAAGGTCATGGAGCGTATGAAGGTAGAGGTGGAAGCCCAACAGCAGCCACAACAGAGAGTTagcggaccatctgggtccaagccaCGAGTTGAAGAGAAGAGGAAGCCATATGCTAGACCTTACCCACAGCCACAGGGGTCTAGAGGTTTTTCTTCCCCGCCCAGCAGGATCCAGTGCTATCATTGCGGAGGGCCGCATGGGAAGAATTTTTGCCCGCAGCTATCATGTTTCCGTAGGTGCAACCATTGTGGCAGGGATGGCCACTTTGGTAGAGATTGTCCCACCCTGAGGAGGACTGTGGCACGACCCTCACCACAGACTCCGAGCCAGACGTCTGGTCAGACTCAGCAGAGGAGAGGAGGTAGCAGGCCTTAG